In one Stenotrophomonas maltophilia genomic region, the following are encoded:
- a CDS encoding RNA polymerase sigma factor, which translates to MSTPVEPTDVAHLCAAHYRPLHAHVRRKLPQRSDADDVVQETWLRVVKVAASGLLSNGRAYLYRVAHNLIADHYRQRQRRREDPLDEASLTTLADPAPLPEQRLLDLEQLRHLDAIIAALPPRSRQVFLLARVEQMALAEIGRQLGISRQTVHGHLLRALVALQQVPGP; encoded by the coding sequence GTGTCCACGCCTGTCGAACCGACGGATGTCGCGCATCTGTGCGCCGCCCATTACCGGCCGCTGCACGCCCACGTCCGCCGCAAACTTCCGCAACGCAGCGATGCCGATGACGTCGTCCAGGAGACCTGGCTGCGTGTCGTCAAGGTCGCCGCCAGTGGCCTGCTCAGCAATGGCCGCGCCTACCTGTACCGCGTCGCCCACAACCTGATCGCCGACCATTACCGGCAACGCCAGCGCCGCCGGGAAGACCCGCTGGACGAAGCCTCTCTGACCACCCTCGCCGATCCGGCGCCCCTGCCGGAACAACGCCTGCTCGATCTCGAACAACTGCGTCACCTTGACGCGATCATCGCCGCCCTGCCGCCCCGCTCGCGGCAGGTGTTCCTGCTGGCCCGGGTCGAACAGATGGCCTTGGCCGAAATCGGTCGCCAGCTCGGCATCAGCCGGCAGACCGTGCATGGACACCTGCTGCGCGCGCTGGTCGCGCTGCAACAGGTACCCGGCCCATGA
- a CDS encoding FecR family protein yields the protein MSQDTIAREAARWWLDGHDGTRDERAFAHWYQADPRHAAQYLHLQQLWQAGAGLPSLQRQQQRHRRRALREAGIGALLLCVLGLSLRQDAPPPELVLRTTVGEIRETPLQDGSRVVLSPGSEVRVRIDGQRRQLQLKKGQAWFQVAADADRPFQVRTPHGRVTALGTAFDVAVQNGSSVVTVTEHQVRVDSGSGSGEASQGEQLRFDGQTPGTPSAAPAGVLAWRERRLQWVSAPLEDVARGLDRWDGGHTWIMGARLRQQRVTVLGNATGATGTRDQLARQLQVRVLRIGPGLQLWLSSTHGTGHAP from the coding sequence ATGAGCCAGGACACGATCGCACGCGAAGCCGCACGCTGGTGGCTCGACGGCCATGACGGTACGCGCGACGAGCGCGCGTTCGCCCACTGGTATCAGGCAGACCCGCGCCATGCAGCACAGTACCTGCACCTGCAGCAGCTGTGGCAGGCCGGTGCCGGCCTGCCCAGCCTGCAACGCCAGCAGCAGCGTCACCGCCGGCGCGCCCTGCGCGAGGCGGGCATCGGCGCCCTGCTGCTGTGCGTGCTGGGCCTGTCGCTCCGCCAGGACGCACCGCCGCCAGAACTGGTGCTGCGCACCACCGTCGGCGAGATCCGCGAGACACCCTTGCAGGACGGTTCGCGCGTCGTGCTTTCTCCGGGCAGCGAGGTGCGCGTCCGCATCGACGGGCAGCGCCGGCAGCTGCAGCTCAAGAAGGGACAGGCCTGGTTCCAGGTTGCCGCCGATGCCGACCGGCCGTTCCAGGTGCGCACGCCGCATGGCAGGGTCACCGCGCTGGGCACCGCATTCGATGTCGCCGTGCAGAACGGCAGCAGCGTGGTGACCGTCACCGAACACCAGGTGCGGGTGGACAGCGGCAGCGGCAGCGGAGAGGCAAGCCAGGGCGAACAACTGCGCTTCGATGGCCAGACACCCGGCACCCCGTCGGCCGCACCGGCAGGCGTGCTCGCCTGGCGCGAGCGGCGCCTGCAGTGGGTATCGGCCCCATTGGAGGATGTCGCCCGGGGGCTGGACCGCTGGGACGGTGGGCACACCTGGATCATGGGCGCGCGCCTGCGCCAGCAGCGGGTCACCGTGCTGGGCAATGCCACCGGCGCCACCGGCACCCGCGACCAGCTCGCCCGGCAACTGCAGGTCCGCGTGCTGCGCATCGGTCCCGGACTGCAGCTGTGGCTGTCATCAACGCACGGCACCGGCCATGCACCCTGA
- a CDS encoding TonB-dependent receptor — MLSHRPLVLALSLACASPVPFLSGHAQAQTATRHYDLPAQPLAGALDAYSRLTGIDLVIGGALPQRQMAPALRGNFDDRQALSQLLAGTGLRPRFIDARRATLEPAPAESSDGSRRTGPLRVQGTPAQGHAPGTGASQYVPATRDGFAPAVGSERVAMAERQEGNSLLRSMPGTHSFHSRSQPGLQVNIRGMTGAGRVNTMIDGVTQTFRNNAGHGSGGPFAYVDPFLLAGVDVQRGAVAGGDGAGTLAGTANFRTLDIDDLLGESRDWGLRAGYRHGDNGYGSGRTFAGAWRHSEEGGDRQFGLLAAASSSRSSEYATANGQKNSADPGSQHPRSWLLKARLQPSELHRLDLSHMRYENDFYHNYPWQISARNQRASYHYTPYTPWIDLRASFAANKTRLFYPPVEVSSYIGRRTHSSLSSWNIDNTSRFEIGSLQARWNTGLKHQSDIFVADTPTLRGANPQGRSQLDSVFSTLELQYGIYALTTGLRQDRYGIRGHIPACSDVPGQCTRINGGGIDIRRRQHALSPSLSVSLQATDWLQLYAEASRTSRPPRVQEMFFEKIPLEGMSDADGVGANPFLRRERSRNLQFGANLSTDSLLRDGDLAQLRVTRFDNRIRDYIKPQYLLIVHPPEIEPVVVPIDSDPQLSAWTDALDVDDFSVTTRWMNDPGVVRMRGIELEAHYASEHYHATLSWTRSHTSAPTIEFVNLEDITALPDRYWTLDVGGRWWQQRVQAGVRAEYSGPTEEGYDFFQTRKTRGTGVLLDFYASFKPQASTTVWLNIENLQNKAYDNNASIDSIFSPILDRGNGRGRTVSMGVNVAF, encoded by the coding sequence ATGCTGTCCCACCGCCCCCTTGTCCTGGCCTTGTCGCTGGCCTGCGCCAGCCCGGTTCCATTCCTGTCCGGCCATGCCCAGGCACAGACCGCAACCCGCCACTACGACCTGCCTGCACAGCCGCTGGCCGGCGCACTGGATGCCTACAGCCGGCTCACCGGCATCGATCTGGTAATCGGTGGCGCGCTGCCCCAGCGCCAGATGGCGCCCGCCCTGCGCGGCAACTTCGACGACAGGCAGGCGCTGTCACAATTGTTGGCCGGCACCGGCCTGCGGCCCCGCTTCATCGATGCACGGCGTGCCACCCTCGAGCCGGCGCCTGCCGAGTCCAGCGATGGCAGCCGCCGCACCGGTCCGTTGCGCGTGCAGGGCACTCCTGCACAGGGCCATGCGCCCGGCACCGGCGCCAGCCAGTACGTCCCCGCCACCCGCGATGGCTTCGCGCCAGCCGTTGGCAGTGAACGCGTGGCGATGGCCGAACGCCAGGAGGGCAACAGCCTGCTGCGCTCGATGCCCGGCACGCACAGCTTCCACTCGCGCAGCCAGCCCGGCCTCCAGGTCAACATCCGTGGCATGACCGGCGCCGGCCGCGTCAACACGATGATCGACGGTGTCACCCAGACCTTCCGCAACAACGCCGGGCACGGCTCCGGCGGCCCGTTCGCCTATGTCGACCCATTCCTGCTGGCCGGGGTGGATGTGCAGCGCGGTGCCGTCGCTGGCGGCGATGGCGCTGGCACCCTGGCCGGTACCGCCAACTTCCGCACGCTGGATATCGATGACCTGCTGGGTGAGAGCCGCGACTGGGGCCTGCGCGCCGGCTACCGGCACGGCGACAACGGCTATGGCAGTGGCCGCACCTTCGCCGGCGCGTGGCGCCACAGCGAGGAAGGCGGTGACCGCCAGTTCGGCCTGCTTGCGGCGGCCAGCAGCAGCCGCAGCAGCGAGTACGCGACCGCCAACGGGCAGAAGAACAGCGCCGACCCGGGCAGCCAGCACCCCAGAAGCTGGCTGCTCAAGGCCCGCCTGCAACCCAGTGAGCTGCACCGGCTGGACCTGAGCCACATGCGCTACGAGAACGACTTCTATCACAACTACCCGTGGCAGATTTCGGCACGCAACCAGCGCGCCAGCTATCACTACACGCCCTACACACCCTGGATCGACCTGCGCGCCAGCTTCGCCGCCAACAAGACGCGGCTGTTCTATCCGCCGGTGGAAGTGTCCAGCTACATCGGCCGGCGTACCCACAGCAGCCTGAGCAGCTGGAACATCGACAACACCAGCCGCTTCGAGATCGGCTCGCTGCAGGCACGCTGGAACACAGGCCTCAAGCACCAGTCGGACATTTTCGTTGCTGATACGCCCACCCTGCGCGGCGCCAACCCGCAGGGGCGCAGCCAGCTGGACAGCGTGTTCAGTACGCTCGAACTGCAGTACGGCATCTACGCACTGACCACCGGGCTGCGCCAGGATCGCTACGGCATCCGCGGGCACATCCCGGCCTGTTCGGATGTGCCGGGCCAGTGCACCCGGATCAACGGCGGGGGCATCGACATCCGCCGCCGCCAACATGCACTCAGTCCCAGCCTCTCGGTTTCGTTGCAGGCAACCGACTGGCTGCAGCTGTACGCCGAGGCCTCGCGAACATCGCGGCCGCCACGCGTGCAGGAGATGTTCTTCGAGAAGATTCCGCTGGAAGGCATGAGCGATGCCGATGGCGTAGGCGCCAATCCATTCCTGCGTCGCGAACGCTCGCGCAACCTGCAGTTCGGCGCCAATCTCAGCACCGACTCGCTGCTGCGCGACGGCGACCTGGCCCAGTTGCGGGTAACCCGCTTCGACAACCGCATCCGCGACTACATCAAGCCGCAGTACCTGCTGATCGTGCATCCACCGGAAATCGAGCCCGTCGTGGTACCGATCGACAGCGACCCGCAGCTTTCGGCCTGGACCGATGCGCTGGATGTGGACGACTTCAGCGTCACCACCCGCTGGATGAACGACCCGGGCGTGGTGCGCATGCGTGGCATCGAGCTGGAGGCCCACTACGCCAGCGAGCACTATCACGCGACGCTGAGCTGGACACGATCACACACCAGCGCGCCCACCATCGAGTTCGTCAACCTGGAAGACATCACCGCGCTTCCCGACCGCTACTGGACGCTGGACGTCGGCGGTCGCTGGTGGCAGCAGCGCGTGCAGGCCGGCGTGCGCGCCGAATACTCCGGCC